In Haliscomenobacter hydrossis DSM 1100, the DNA window ACCATGAGTAAAAAGCGGTCGATAAACCCTGGTTTCAAACGCGGATTGGTAATGGTGGTCACCAATAAGGCCTGGTCAATGTTGCTGGCCAGCAGGTGGAGTTCGTGCTTGCGGTGGGGGGATTGACGGACTACATAATTTTTGCGGGGAAGTACCCCTTTGATCAACCCATTTCCCGTTTCATTTTCCATTTCGAGGCTCACCTCGTCTCCTACGGCGATGGGGTTGGTGAGGGGAAGGTCATTCAGACGCAATTTGCCAACAACCCGGCAATCCAATACTTTTCCGTCTTCCAAGCGCACCTGGTACCAACTTCCCGTAGACTTAATGACAATTCCTTGCATTCTTTGACGTTGAAATGTTGAAGCGTTGAATGGTTGAAAAGAAGTTTAAAGGCTGTTGAGTTAAAAAGACCAGTTTACTTATACACTTTGAAACTTCTTTTCAACTCTTCAACATTTCAACTCTTCAACTCTTTCTCTAAATATTTCCTGCCGCCCGAACAGCGGCGGCAATTTCAATCAACAAGGCTGGATCTTTCTCCAGCGCATTACCCACTACCAGCAGATCTGCGCCCGCCCGTAGGTTCGTGTACGCTTTTTCGGGCGTGCGGATGCCGCCGCCCGTGATCAGGGGAATTTCCACTTCCTCCCGTACCGCCGCAATCATTTCTGGGCTAACCGGTTTCTGTGCTCCACTGCCAGCGTCAAGGTACAACATCTTTAGGCCCAGCATGGTTCCCGCCATGGCTGTGCACACTGCAATTTCAATTTTTTCGGGGGGAATCGGCTGAGTACCACTCATATAGGCCGCGGTCGTACTTACGCCCCCATCGATCAACATGTATCCAGTGGGGATGATTTCCAGGCCAGAAGCTTTTAAATAGGGTGCGGCGATGACGTGCTGACCGATTAACAGATCGGGGTTGCGGCCAGAGATCAAGGAAAGTAAAAGGATGGCATCCGCTTGAGCTGATATTTGCAAAGGACTACCAGGAAAAATCACCAAGGGCTGAGGTACGGAGCGGCGGAGCAATTGTAAACATTCCTCCATTTTTTCATCCATGAGTAAACTGCCGCCGATGAAAAAAAAGTCGATGCCCTGCTCCGCCAAGGCAATAAGTGCTTCCAACGACTGGGTACGTAGTCGATCCGGGTCAATTAAAACCGCCAGTTGTTTCCGTCCCACTTCTTGAGACTTCACAATAGATGCATACACCGCTTGATTCACATTGTTGTTTTCCCTATTGGCATTGTGGGTTGATGCCTAAAACGTATTTTTCCACCACACTAATTTCAGGGGCTGTTTCTGACCCTGAAAACCCCGTAATCATCTTGTCTTTCATTTGACTGCGTGCCAAAGTAGTCAATTTTTGTGAAACTGGCAGGTAAGACCAATGCCACTTTTCTTCATTGTACCCATCAGGGCGCTGCTCGTTTTTGACGGAATAGGGTTGGCAAAATCCAAAATTACCGGCATTTTTCAGCAACCAGGCGTAGATTTTTTGCCCTTCTCCTTGTTGAAACCACTTATCCGAGAGGTTATTCAGGTCAATATCGGTTCCCCAATGGTGGCGCGATGCGCCGGGCATGGCGCTGTATTCCAGAATTTTCAGGGCGCGATCTTTGGCTTTGGGATAAGCTTGAGCGGCATTTTGGCCATTGGACAAAATACGGCTACCGTTCCACTTGGCTTCCCAGATGCCCTTTTGCACCTGAAAATTGCGGGCAGCGGAGATGATTTTTAAGGAAATTCCTTCTTTTTGCGCAGCAGCAAACATGGCCTGGAAGGATTCGTAAGCGTCTTTGCGCAGGTACATGTCAGCCCGATCGGAAAAAGGAGGTGTGATTTTGGTAAAATCCGGGTGTTTGGCTGGATCAAAACGCCCCATCAGGTAGTCGAGGTCAAAACCTTCCGCATGCGGTTGGCCTGGTTCATTTTGGGCTGAAGTTTCAAGAGCCTTAGCAGCGTTGGCCTTCGCGGGCGCATCACTGCAACTGGCGCTCCAGAGGCCAAAAAACAGGATGGGGATTAACAATTTCATCATCAGTATTCAAATTCTTTTTGTTCGTAAGGAAACCCAAACAGGAATTTTTCCTTGATCAAGCTGGCCACTTTAACGGGTACCATCATCTCGAATCCGGCATTGCCGCTGCGCACCAGGGAAAGTACTTCTTTGGAAAAAATGTGTAAAATATCGGGGTCGTACCCTTCGATGTCAGCAATTTGTTGGTTGTCGATCAGGTGGCGGTACAGGAATTTTGCCCCTTCGGGTACTGGCGTATTTTGCGCGGTCATCAATTCTTCGCTGCCTTCCTGCATCGCGGGGTACACGTAAATTTTGACGT includes these proteins:
- a CDS encoding geranylgeranylglyceryl/heptaprenylglyceryl phosphate synthase; the encoded protein is MNQAVYASIVKSQEVGRKQLAVLIDPDRLRTQSLEALIALAEQGIDFFFIGGSLLMDEKMEECLQLLRRSVPQPLVIFPGSPLQISAQADAILLLSLISGRNPDLLIGQHVIAAPYLKASGLEIIPTGYMLIDGGVSTTAAYMSGTQPIPPEKIEIAVCTAMAGTMLGLKMLYLDAGSGAQKPVSPEMIAAVREEVEIPLITGGGIRTPEKAYTNLRAGADLLVVGNALEKDPALLIEIAAAVRAAGNI
- a CDS encoding M15 family metallopeptidase produces the protein MMKLLIPILFFGLWSASCSDAPAKANAAKALETSAQNEPGQPHAEGFDLDYLMGRFDPAKHPDFTKITPPFSDRADMYLRKDAYESFQAMFAAAQKEGISLKIISAARNFQVQKGIWEAKWNGSRILSNGQNAAQAYPKAKDRALKILEYSAMPGASRHHWGTDIDLNNLSDKWFQQGEGQKIYAWLLKNAGNFGFCQPYSVKNEQRPDGYNEEKWHWSYLPVSQKLTTLARSQMKDKMITGFSGSETAPEISVVEKYVLGINPQCQ